From a region of the Phoenix dactylifera cultivar Barhee BC4 unplaced genomic scaffold, palm_55x_up_171113_PBpolish2nd_filt_p 000490F, whole genome shotgun sequence genome:
- the LOC120106206 gene encoding probable receptor-like protein kinase At1g80640 isoform X2, translating into MKRPPSPLLLPCILVYSSLLFPAVTHGRGSPMLSPFISPLHSPQIQPISVPPSSLAPSPIGNNLAGMQIIVRHNHLHKELIIAIVLASVAVAAIIVSTCWACLFWRRNRQTLDSKNIQNGARGLTLGPILSKFNSLKMTGKKGLWAMVEYSLLESSTNKFSESNILGEGGFGCVYKACFEGGLLAAVKKLDGGGQDCEREFENELDLLGRIRHPNIVSLLGYCIHGETRLLVYDLMQNGSLETQLHGPSHGSALTWHIRMKIALDTARGLEYLHEHCNPPVIHRDLKSSNILLDSEFNAKISDFGLAVTGGNHNKGSVKLSGTLGYVAPEYLLDGKLTEKSDVYAFGVVLLELLMGRKPVEKMAPSQCQSIVTWAMPQLTDRTKLPNIVDPVIRNTMDLKHLYQVAAVAVLCVQPEPSYRPLITDVLHSLVPLVPTELGGTLRIAEPSPRASHKSSSH; encoded by the exons ATGAAGAGGCCACCATCACCTCTTCTACTTCCATGCATTCTGGTCTACTCCTCCTTGCTCTTCCCAGCTGTAACCCATGGCAGAGGCTCCCCCATGCTCTCTCCCTTCATCTCCCCCCTTCACTCCCCTCAAATCCAACCCATTTCTGTACCTCCTTCATCTCTGGCACCATCTCCTATAGGGAATAATCTAGCAG GGATGCAGATCATAGTACGTCACAACCATTTGCACAAAGAATTGATTATTGCAATCGTTCTGGCCTCTGTTGCCGTGGCTGCGATCATTGTATCAACATGTTGGGCCTGTCTCTTTTGGCGAAGAAATCGCCAAACTCTCGATTCAAAGAATATTCAAA ATGGTGCTAGAGGGCTCACACTAGGTCCAATCTTGAGCAAGTTTAATTCGTTGAAGATGACTGGCAAGAAAGGATTGTGGGCTATGGTTGAGTATTCATTGCTAGAATCGTCAACTAATAAATTCAGTGAGAGCAATATCTTGGGAGAAGGAGGATTTGGGTGTGTATATAAAGCTTGCTTTGAGGGGGGACTTCTTGCTGCAGTGAAGAAATTGGATGGTGGTGGCCAGGATTGTGAAAGAGAGTTTGAG AATGAGCTGGATTTGCTCGGAAGAATCCGGCATCCAAATATAGTTTCCCTTTTGGGTTACTGTATTCATGGAGAAACAAGGCTTCTTGTTTATGACTTGATGCAAAATGGATCTCTGGAAACACAGTTGCATG GGCCATCTCATGGGTCAGCTTTAACTTGGCACATTCGCATGAAAATTGCACTTGATACAGCAAG AGGGTTGGAATATCTCCACGAGCACTGCAATCCACCTGTGATTCATAGAGATCTAAAATCATCCAATATACTTCTAGATTCAGAGTTTAATGCCAAG ATTTCAGATTTTGGCCTTGCTGTGACTGGTGGAAACCATAACAAAGGCAGTGTCAAGCTTTCGGGCACTCTGGGTTATGTGGCTCCCGAGTACTTATTAGATG GCAAGCTTACTGAGAAAAGTGATGTTTATGCATTTGGAGTAGTTCTGCTAGAGCTTCTGATGGGAAGGAAACCGGTTGAAAAAATGGCACCATCTCAATGCCAATCTATTGTCACATGG GCCATGCCCCAGCTCACGGACAGAACAAAGCTTCCAAACATAGTGGACCCGGTGATTAGGAATACAATGGATTTGAAACACTTATACCAG GTTGCTGCCGTTGCCGTGCTGTGTGTCCAGCCAGAACCAAGTTATAGGCCATTGATAACTGATGTACTTCACTCGCTCGTTCCTCTGGTGCCCACAGAACTTGGAGGGACATTGAGAATTGCAGAGCCATCTCCTCGTGCAAGCCATAAGTCTTCTTCTCACTAA
- the LOC120106206 gene encoding probable receptor-like protein kinase At1g80640 isoform X1 — protein MKRPPSPLLLPCILVYSSLLFPAVTHGRGSPMLSPFISPLHSPQIQPISVPPSSLAPSPIGNNLAGMQIIVRHNHLHKELIIAIVLASVAVAAIIVSTCWACLFWRRNRQTLDSKNIQSSDGARGLTLGPILSKFNSLKMTGKKGLWAMVEYSLLESSTNKFSESNILGEGGFGCVYKACFEGGLLAAVKKLDGGGQDCEREFENELDLLGRIRHPNIVSLLGYCIHGETRLLVYDLMQNGSLETQLHGPSHGSALTWHIRMKIALDTARGLEYLHEHCNPPVIHRDLKSSNILLDSEFNAKISDFGLAVTGGNHNKGSVKLSGTLGYVAPEYLLDGKLTEKSDVYAFGVVLLELLMGRKPVEKMAPSQCQSIVTWAMPQLTDRTKLPNIVDPVIRNTMDLKHLYQVAAVAVLCVQPEPSYRPLITDVLHSLVPLVPTELGGTLRIAEPSPRASHKSSSH, from the exons ATGAAGAGGCCACCATCACCTCTTCTACTTCCATGCATTCTGGTCTACTCCTCCTTGCTCTTCCCAGCTGTAACCCATGGCAGAGGCTCCCCCATGCTCTCTCCCTTCATCTCCCCCCTTCACTCCCCTCAAATCCAACCCATTTCTGTACCTCCTTCATCTCTGGCACCATCTCCTATAGGGAATAATCTAGCAG GGATGCAGATCATAGTACGTCACAACCATTTGCACAAAGAATTGATTATTGCAATCGTTCTGGCCTCTGTTGCCGTGGCTGCGATCATTGTATCAACATGTTGGGCCTGTCTCTTTTGGCGAAGAAATCGCCAAACTCTCGATTCAAAGAATATTCAAAGTTCAG ATGGTGCTAGAGGGCTCACACTAGGTCCAATCTTGAGCAAGTTTAATTCGTTGAAGATGACTGGCAAGAAAGGATTGTGGGCTATGGTTGAGTATTCATTGCTAGAATCGTCAACTAATAAATTCAGTGAGAGCAATATCTTGGGAGAAGGAGGATTTGGGTGTGTATATAAAGCTTGCTTTGAGGGGGGACTTCTTGCTGCAGTGAAGAAATTGGATGGTGGTGGCCAGGATTGTGAAAGAGAGTTTGAG AATGAGCTGGATTTGCTCGGAAGAATCCGGCATCCAAATATAGTTTCCCTTTTGGGTTACTGTATTCATGGAGAAACAAGGCTTCTTGTTTATGACTTGATGCAAAATGGATCTCTGGAAACACAGTTGCATG GGCCATCTCATGGGTCAGCTTTAACTTGGCACATTCGCATGAAAATTGCACTTGATACAGCAAG AGGGTTGGAATATCTCCACGAGCACTGCAATCCACCTGTGATTCATAGAGATCTAAAATCATCCAATATACTTCTAGATTCAGAGTTTAATGCCAAG ATTTCAGATTTTGGCCTTGCTGTGACTGGTGGAAACCATAACAAAGGCAGTGTCAAGCTTTCGGGCACTCTGGGTTATGTGGCTCCCGAGTACTTATTAGATG GCAAGCTTACTGAGAAAAGTGATGTTTATGCATTTGGAGTAGTTCTGCTAGAGCTTCTGATGGGAAGGAAACCGGTTGAAAAAATGGCACCATCTCAATGCCAATCTATTGTCACATGG GCCATGCCCCAGCTCACGGACAGAACAAAGCTTCCAAACATAGTGGACCCGGTGATTAGGAATACAATGGATTTGAAACACTTATACCAG GTTGCTGCCGTTGCCGTGCTGTGTGTCCAGCCAGAACCAAGTTATAGGCCATTGATAACTGATGTACTTCACTCGCTCGTTCCTCTGGTGCCCACAGAACTTGGAGGGACATTGAGAATTGCAGAGCCATCTCCTCGTGCAAGCCATAAGTCTTCTTCTCACTAA